A window of Vanessa cardui chromosome 16, ilVanCard2.1, whole genome shotgun sequence genomic DNA:
AGATGGTCGACCTGTCGCATTCTTTTCTAAAACACTAAATCTAACAGTACAAAATCATGCAGCCATTGAAAAAGAAGCTTATGCCATAGTAGAAGCTTTAAATAAATGGAAACATTATCTTATTGGTAAACCTTTTTGACTTATAACCGATCAAAGATCCGTatcatttatgtttaataataaattgacaaataaaattaaaaactaaaaatacagAGATGGCGTTTAGAATAGTCACGTATTTGTTCCTCAGCTCAAGCACAACATACAAAATTGATCTCATTACATGAAGCTTTATCACCCTGGAGTTACAAGAATGGCTCACtggataaaaataaagtatctacCATATACTGTAGGGGAAATTAGAAATATGATAAAATCTTGTCGTGTTTGTTCAGAAATGAAGCCAATAACGTACGGAATCCTATTCCTAGCCCAAACATAATCAGAGCTACAACTCCGTTTGAAAAATTAAGTCTAGACTTTAAAGAATAAGAggatttttatatcaattttagggatacgaaacaaaaatatctgtattttttactttctttttattttacaaatgtttcTCATTAAAACAATTCAAACATAAAAATGATTGACATACATTGGCGTATTAAAATCGTGTCTAAAAAACTTTcccataaaaaattaaacaataaaatattcttatatgaCATTGaaatggtaaataaaattaaaaacaaaaatatctctTTAGAATGACTGTTcactatgaaataattaatataagaaaaaaattgaatggtgaaattaaatcgataaatagtataatttgtttaaaatacgaGCGGAAAAAAAAAGTGCAATTGAATGATTTATCCCTCTCGGTGGCGAAACGGCGCTTGAATTTGATTCAGCTCACGCGCGGTCCAATGCCAGAGACGATACCCAGTTGGAACGCGTTGCGCCACGTCTCCGCTGCCTACTATAAAACGTCCACTGAACTCGGCAATGAGCATCACTTACCCTCTGCAGTAGCATCAAAAACACACAAACCAAATCACAATGATGaaaattgtaagtaaataaaattcactgttctttttttttaatttataatggcGTCACAAGTTCAAGTCacaataagttaataatatattgtatttattttaacagatcGTCCTCATCTCTGCGCTGGTCGCCATTGCTGCCGCCAAACCAGCTCTAGTCAGCGCCCCCCTCATCGCCGCTCCCGCACCCGTAGTGACTGCGACGAGCTCTCAATACTACCACCGCATCAACAACGGTTTAGCTGCCTACTACGCTGCTCCTGCTGCATACGTCGCTGCCGCACCTTACGTAGCGTCTCCTTATGTAGCTGCAGCCTCCCCATATGTAGCCGCCGCTTCTCCTTACGTCGCTGCCCCAGCGGTCGTTgcctactaaatatattttccttattcGGCCCCGATATTgtgatattatgaaataaattgatgTACTGCattgaaattactttttttactactaCACTTACACGAAAAAAAacacaagaaaaaatataatactttatatattatatacaaaagtattaactaAGTTAACTAACTTTTGTTTGGCAATTATTGACTATTTCTGCTATACgataaacttataattaattagttgattaatgttgattttgaaaatcaacatatactttattctaTTTTGCATCTTCAACTCATCGTGTGAcatcttttttttacttttttgtctgGACATTTTGTTGCGCAATTTGGCATAACATCCAGCACATTTTCTtggaacattttataaattgatgtgTTTGCTTATTTGAtaccgtttttaaaaaaaataaaataatttcactaGTTATATGAATCAAACAAAGTTTGATTTCTGTCGCCTAAACGTGATGAACTCATAAATACTAAACGATTTCATACGGTTTCTAACAAAAGTTTTGCAATTCTATACTTGTAGCCTCATCTTTTTCGgtgtttaatacttttttttcgaTAACGTCGCgctatttattcaaaaatttaacaCACGATTCTCACTGCCGACTCATGCACAACACTGGTCGCGCGTAACCTCCGCTGTGTGCGGTACGAGGTCACCGCAGTACGAGGTCTTTTAAGCCTCGTTTCGCACtaaggtaaaattttatttcctcGGTGCGGTACGAGGTCGAAATGACCccgtattaaataaagtaaatacaagACTGCATTCTGTTTTTAATAGggatcatatatgtatatgtatatgtttatctctttcctaatatatatcaaataaaagttACGACCTCAGCACGACAGATaagtttatgtttttcttagccgcaGGAAGACGCATACGAGGCTTATTAGACCTCGTACCACAGTGAACGTGTTAACGCAAAAATTTAATCgcacaaataaatatcaaccaCTAGTTGAAGAGGTAGAATTGCTTTACGTTAATCCAAATAATTCTCACATACGTCTATCGTATGATAGATAAACTGCTGTTTCAAACCGAAACTTAGCACCCTTAGGCCAAAGT
This region includes:
- the LOC124536283 gene encoding cuticle protein 16.5-like encodes the protein MMKIIVLISALVAIAAAKPALVSAPLIAAPAPVVTATSSQYYHRINNGLAAYYAAPAAYVAAAPYVASPYVAAASPYVAAASPYVAAPAVVAY